In Leptospira licerasiae serovar Varillal str. VAR 010, the sequence TTCGACTCTTTGGAAATTTATTTCGGGGGACTTCCGGTCAAAGGTGCCGATCAGGAAACCCTCAAAAAATTATCGGAGTATCTAAAAAAGAATTCCGAGATCTTCGTCGATGTGGTATTGAATACCGGAAACAAAGAGATGGTGTTCTGGGGATGCGACCTGACCGAAGGTTACGTAAAGGAAAACGCATACTACACAACCTAAGTTTGTCGAATCCGTATCGAATCCCTGAAACGTGAAGACCTATTTTTCAGATCTACGACTTATCTCTTCGGCTATTACTGTAGCTGTACGATTACTTTCCGTATTCGTAGTCCTAGGTTTATATGAACTTAGTATTTACGTTCTTCCTAAAGAAATTGAATTCGTAAGCGAGATAGCGGTACTTCTGTGTTTGGTCTTTGGGGTTTTTGCGATATTACCTATCCAAGAAAAAATTTCGGGCTTCTTAAAGTCCACATTCGTTTCCGAATATTTAAGCGATGATCCAGGCTCCTCTAGACTGGCTCACAGAAGATTCGATTCCGAAGGATTGATCAAAAACGTATTTCCAGAATTGGTGAGATTGACCAATAGCAATTTCGGAAAGTTAGCGATCTTAAAGAATGATCTTGTCCATTATGAATTGTATACATACGCACACAAAAAACAAAGAAAGGTTAATACGTTAGAAGGGATCAACCCTAGGGCGGCGCTTCTCACTTATATTTTGAACAAAAGATCCGGAGCAATGATAGGAGAACCCGACCAAAATAAAATTATCAACGAGGACTTTGTAAGTTTAAGAGCGAATTTCATTCTTCCTTTCGTATTCCGAGAAAAACTTTTCGGCTTTTTAGCAGTTTCTAATATTCCAAAAGACAATGTAAGGCACGAACTAGGTTTTTTGGCCGGAAAATGCGCTTTGGCCGTCCACAACCAGATACTCTCCTCTCAGATCGCAGAAAACAAAAAATATAGAAAAGAATTGGAGAATGCCGGCAAGATCCGCAAGTTTTTAGAATCTCCAGAACCTCCCATGGTGGGAGATGTCAAAATTGATCTGTTGTCCAGAGAGCCAGGGGAACTTTTGGAATTCTTTCAAAGTCCTTCCGGAGATTTTTATTTCGTATTCTTACGTTTAAGCGTAACAAACGCAGTTTCTGTTTTAGCACTTTGTTATATACTGGGAACCTTATATTCTTCCAGAATAAACGGAGAATTAAAGAATATTCTCCAGATCAAATCCTTGGTAGAAGATAACTTAAAAGAGATCTCATGGACGGAGAGATACGATCTTGCAGTAGGAATGGTGGAAAAAGAAACGGGTAAGATCTCTCTCAGATTCGTGGGAAAAAATTTCAAATTATTCGATGCTTCTAAACCGGACCGCAACTTAGCCTCCATCGGTTGGGAGAATATTGAAACTCCAGGCAAAGACGCACTCTTCTTAACTTGGAACGATCGTAATATAATTTCATTTCACCATTTGGGGATACAGCCGTGAGAAATATTCTAATCGTATTTCTTTCAGTGATCCTTTTCAGCTTAATCCTCTTTTCCGGATTATTGAACTCTTACTCTAAAGAAGCAAGGCTTCCTTTTTATTTTTATCCTAACGGAAAGATCGCAGTATCGAATGGATCCTATACTGATTTAGTCGGAATGAAGATCGACTTAATCGAATATGAGATCGTTCGAAAGTTAGGAGCAGATTATGGATTATCCGGTCACTCCTTTCATTTTTTTGCAAAAGAAGGAAGTATCGTTAAAAGCCTAACCTTGGACATGAGGTCTTCTTTCGAAGTACTAAAGGACTTTCTACCGGACATATTTCTGTCTTTATTATATTTCTTAGTAGCGATCTGGTTTTTCTTTTATACAAGGGACTTATACATTTTCTTATTATTCGGATCTTTATCCTCACTGTTCTTATTTAATTTCTTCTTGTTAGCGTTCCATGATTTCCTTTTCCCATTTTTCTTTTTCTTATACTTTACCGGATTCTTGATCTTAGATGTTTCTTTCAGATTAAGAGGAAAGGAGATCCCATCTAGATGGTTTGCGCCTCAGGTAATTTTTTCCTTAGTCGCAGGATTTGTGGGTCTTTCTCAGAAAGGAAATCCGGATCTTTTCCAGTTCTTATCCGTAAACGGAGGGTATTTTAATGTTTTCTCCGCGGGAATTTGTATTTTGCAGTTGGTATTCCATACATTTAGGAACAAAGGAAATTTTCAGGAAGTTTCTAAGAAGTTAAGTATCGTTCTAGCATTCTTCTTAATTACCATCGTTCCATTCGTAATGGCGGAGTTTGGATCCACTAAAAGTTTTTTCATGATCCGCCCGTATTTGATGGCCGCTTTGATCTTATTTCCGGTCCTGATCATATTCGGAACCTACACTTATTCCTTAGTTCCAGTCCAGATCGCTTTCAGCTCTTCCTTAACATCTATCTATTCTATCTTGATCTTAACCTTCGGATATTTATTTGGGTTAGAGTTTTTTGTAAGATGGAACCCAGGATTTTTAGGAAAGCACCAAAGAGAATGGAATTTATTCTACGTAGTGGTCGCAGCCTACTTCTTAGGTTCTCTGAACAATAAATTGTATAAGTGGATAGATTATTGGAGTTTTCGGAACAATCCAAAACTTCACACAGCATTAGAAGAATTATCCGTAATGATAGGCGCTCCTATCTCCATGAGGGCCACAATCAATAACCTGATCCGAAGACTTGTAGACGCTTTAGAAGTAAAAAAACTCCAGATATTGATCCCTGCGGATAAATTTTCCGGAACAGATCTAAGAAATATCAACTTTATTCGAATTCCTTACGGATCGGAGATTTGGACCTATTTCGAAGATCATACTGAGGTTACGATCACTTCTCATCTTGCTTATGGGTTAGGGATCAGAGAGTCCGTATTCAAATTTTTAAATCAGATGGAAGTCCAACTAGCGTATCCTTTATTCAATTTTGAAAAAGGGAAAGAGGTTATTGCTGTATTTTTGGTCGGAGAAAAGATCAATCGTAAGAATTTCACACTGGGTGAACTTAGATTTTTAAAAGAATGTACTAGATTAGCGTCCTTGTTAATTCGAAACTACTCTCTATTAGTAGATGAAGTTGAGAAAAAAAGGATCGTTAGAGACCTGAACATGGCAGCGGTCTTGGATAAAACTCTTCATTTACCTGAGTTAGAAACCATAAAATCGGTTCAATTAGGCTATTTTACCCTTCCAGCAGTAGGAATATCAGGAGATTACCTAGATATTCTTAAACTTTCTCCTAAAAAGCAGTTATTGTTCTTGGGAGATGTTTCAGGACATGGACTCGGGTCAGGCTATCTAGTTTCTGCTGTAAGAGGAATTATTCGCCGTCAATTGGGCAATTCTTCTTCTCTTCCTGATATTTTTAGAGCGATTAACTTGTTTTTGATCGAGAGATATAGAGGAAGCGAGTTCATGACTTCCATTGCAGGGATATATAACGCTAGCGATGGCGCATTCTCATTCGTAAATGCAGGTCATACACCGCCGATTTGTATTCGAAAAGGTGGAAGAATAGAACTAAGAAACGAAACTCAAAGAGTCTTAGGCGTTCTACCAACGGATTATAGAATCTTAACTATTCATTTGAATCCGGGTGATAAATTAGTTTTGTTTACCGACGGAGTGACTGAAACGTTCGATGAGAACGAAGAAATCTTCGGAGAAGAGAATCTTTTAAGAATATTATCCTTAAATCATGATAAAGATGCCCAATCGCTAGCTGATCTTATTAAAAAAACGCTAGAAGAGTTTAGAAATTACAAAGAACCTAGCGATGATATCTCTTTTGTTTGTCTAGAAGTCTCCGAATAAGTATCACTTAGTGTGAAATCAACTTCTTAAAATTTTTTTCCTAAAATTAATTAAAATACTTTACAATGAAAAGTAAATTGCTTAATTATGTCACTATCCAAGAGCTTTCTTGATCTATCATATTATATGAAGAGCAATAAAGTTCTAATACATGGAGGACGTCAATGGTTGCAAAAAAGAAAGCAGTCAAGAAAGCAGCTAAGAAAAAAGTAGCTAAGAAAAAAGCTGCTAAGAAGAAAGTTGCGAAAAAGAAATAACTAACTTCAACAACATCTCTTCTGTACTTGATACGGAAGAAATGAAGCTTAAAACCCGCTTCTTTGAGGCGGGTTTTTTCTTTTATAGCCCTTCTTAATTAGTATTTTCCGATTTTCTAACTGATTGTGTTGTAAAAAAACAACACTTTAAGGTGTGATCACTTAAAGATTTAGATATTTCATCACATCTTTCATCTCATCTCTGAGATCCGGCAGTGTATTTCCGTAATTTTTAACTAGTTTTGCTTCTCCTTCTTCTGAAATTTCGAATAATCTATACTCTTTTTCAGTTTTAGGAGAGTTCTCTAACTTAAAAAACTTAACAGCATGCTTGCTATAGCGGTTATAAGCGGTGAATTTATGATAATAGAAGCCTTCTTTCTTTGAATTTACCGGATAAGGAAGGTAATATTCAGCTCCTAATACTAAAATATTCGGCGTAACCACTGCCATTCTAGTCCAAGTAGCAAGATTTAAGGGATAATTCTCCGCTAGATAAGCTTTTTTATGGTTCTTTTCCCAAACGTTTAAGATTTTTTTGCGGCTTTCATCCGCCTGTTTATATCTTTCCAAGCCGTTCAAACAGATTTCCATCAGGGAAAGAAGCTGTAACGACTCAGAATTAGATGACTGAAGTTCTTTTTGGACTAGTTTTTTAGCGGAGATGAAGTCCTGAGAGTATATATTCTCCCAGATTTTTTCGATATTCGCCGCAGAATTCTTTTCTTGAGTGTTTAAACTTGGATTTAAAAAGCTAAACGCTAAGAATAAGCCGAGAAAATTTAGAAATCGCCTAGAGATAAAGTCCTTCATTCCAAAATTAATCCCACTAGATAGTGGATTGTCTCTCTGGATTATGAATCCACTTGGATTGAGTGGAATCCAATAAAGAAAAGAACTCTTCTGCGCCTTTTTCTTCTATAAAGACCCTTTCTTCTTCCGAAGCTGGGATCAAAGCTAGAAATTTGACCGGATTTCCTCTTTCAGACTTTAGATCGGTCAATTCAGGGAGCCCTTCTTCTTTTCCTATCTCTCTGATAACAAGAGAGCTAAAATTTAAGTACAAGGCTTCCGGATCCCTTCTACTCATCGCGATAGAATGTCCATGTCCGAACCACTTACCAATAACCCAAGGATATCGAATGATCTCTCCGATTTGGTGTGGGACCCAACTTTCGGACCTATCCTCGTCCGAAACTTTTACTGCAAAGACTAACTCTATTCTTGCATAGTTTTCGTAATCTTTTCTGTATAATTCTACAGAGGGAAGGTTTTGTGCGCTCATTCCTACGGTGGAATATACGTAAACTCCCGGCAAATTTTTGGGTGCAAATCTTACGATGCCTAGTTGTGGATATTTTCCACCATCCGCAGACCAATACTTATCATGTTTACCGAATACATACTCTAGATAAGCAAGCCTAGATTCTTGTATATTTTTCCAAATCCCTTTGGTAGATCTATATTCCCAAAAATTTCTGTCCTGGTTGATACGATCAGGAATTACTCCATATTCTGTGTTACCTAACGGATAAGCAGTGATCGTATCCATTTTTGCAAATTTAGAATATCCGTGAAATCCTTTGATACCTGACCAAGGAGGAAGATAAGCAATCAACTCCTCTTTATAAAATAAAGAGACTCCATTTCCTTCTTCAGACCATATAAAATGGATCTCTTTCGGGTCAAACTCGGGTTGGCCTTTAGGATCGGTAACTTCTTCTTCTATTAAGAATGGTGCAAGACCGGATCTGAGATCTAGATCGCTTCTTGTTTTAGGTGCATCGATTCGATTGCATACCCAAACGGATTTGATTGCGAAGTCAGGGCTCTCTTCCGCTTGCAGATAAAGATAGACGGTCCTTCCATCATCTTCTAAGTACGCGGTAAAAGATCCGTAGGGATTTGCTTCTTGGTATAAAATATTAGGTTCGGCAGTCTGGTTCATTTAATCGGAATGTCCACGATCCTGGAATTAAATTCGTCCAGACGAAGCTGGATCTTTTTCTCCATATCTTTTTCAAAAAGAATATCAGGAAAATAGGCGCTGGCATTTAGAAGTCCTGTCAACTCCACTTGATTCCATCTTTGGTAGGTCCTTAAACTGTCCCAAACTAGAATGGGAATACGCTCCCCTTCTTTTTTACATTTTACAAAGGTATCTATCGCTTTGATAGGTGTGAGTAATTTGTTCTTCATAGAAGTTGAAATCCGCCCAAGGCCATTATCCCTGGTATCCAGAAGGATTCAAGTCGGTTCCAACATTAACGAGGCGAGAAAAACGAAGGCCGGGGGCATCCTTTCGCCCGGCGCTTGGACCGAAGGTTAACGGTGAAGGAAGTTACGTAAAGGTTCTACAAAAACCTTTTCTCGGGTCTTTCTTTCCTTATATTGTTCGAAAAGAATCAAGAAAAGGGCTGTTGCTAAAAACATCGTTTCCATATTAATTTCGACGGACATAAATAAGGAATCCCACCTCGTCTGAGCCGGGTTTTTGGAAAAAAATTTCAGTCCAAATCGAAAATCTATCCCTAGAGAAAGGGTAGAATATGTTCAAGATAACGCTTCTTTCGCAGCGTCCTTTAATTGTTTTATCAGTCTTGCTCTCATCTTGTCCGGAATTTTAGTAGAGATCTCTAAGGTCTGAACGAATATCTCGGCGGCCAAATCCACCATTTCGCTCATTTTAACGTCGTTATCCCTGGGAATACGTACGTTTTTTGTCCCGGTAGAAGTGGATTTTGCCCGTTTAACTACCTTCTTTTTAGGTGAGGGTTTCTTTTTCTTTTTTTGGACCATTGTTACTGAGTGCTTAGGGTCCGTACCTTATCTTCTCCCAATTCGTATTCTACTCGGATTTTATTCCTTTTCCAAAAAAATTCCGAGTACCCTATAACTATCTACGTGATCCATAGAGAGACTTTTATTTCCCGGCCTGTCGGAAATAGGTCTTTCGGTGGAGATTAAAACTTCTTCTCCTCTTTGCCATTTACCTTCCGTTTCGGAGACATAGAAAAATTTGGAATATTTACGTAAGTCTAAACATTCTTCTACCGTTTCCCAATGCGCAGAAAGGGAACGGGCCGCTTCAGTATGTTTGGAATCAGGTACTAAGATCCTTTCTTTTCCAAGAAAGGTCCTAACTTCTCCAGTTCGAATGTTCTCCGCAGTGATAAACAAGAATATCGTCCCCTATACAAAGATCAAATCACGGAAACGGTTCTCGCATTTTCTTTTCAGATTCCGGTTTTATCCGGGGCTAGTCATATTCATGTATTAGACTGAAATTTTGACTGCTTTGTTTTCAGATCGTTTATATCCGAAACCGCTTTTACTTTCCGAGAAAAAATCTGACGGAAGAGAATCAGAGCGTATTTCATGTTCGGAAATTTTTTTCCAAAAACAAAGCAAAAGTATTTATTCTTAAAACAATTCTAATCAATTTTTTTTCATATTTCTGCGGAGAATATTAGAAAAAATCTATTTAGTTTTGCAAGACGAACGATCGGTTTATAAAAGTACAGCCTTCCATCTTCTGCCTTCTTTTTCGATCTTTACCCGAGTTTTGTCGTATTGCAACTCGTCACCGGATTTACGGATCGTCCCATCCTTCTCATGTACGTTCGCAAGAATGAAACGATTTTCTGCCAACTTGATCAAAGCTAAAGAATAAGGTGGTTTCCAAGAGAATCCCGGATTCATGTTAACGGTTGTAGAAGACCAAACGACACCTTCTTCACCAATATCTGCACCCGGTTTGTTTAATGTAAGAGGAGATAGTTCCGGAGTTCCGGATTTTCTATCGTTCGAAGGACGATCCGATGAGAATAACGCAATGGAATTGATACTATCTATCCCGCCATTCCCTCCCAAGAGAGCTAACTTTGGAGAATGAGCCGGGACTTTTCCGATCTCTGAAGCCTGAGCATATAATCCGTATTGGACTGCAATATCCACGAGGCCAGTAGCGGCGGAAATAGACATGGCGGCCTGGTAGTTCAATATTCCACCCATCTGATTGATTGGGATCTGCTTCCCATTAGAAAGTTTTAATGAAGAAGTTTTAAGAGAGTTAACCACATCTTTTTTGCCCAATTTAAAATATTGAGCTGACTGTTGGATAACTTGTCCGGGAAAACAATCGTAGATCCAAGCGTAGTCCACTTCTTCTCTTTGATAACCTGATTGAGCAAAAAGTTTTTCGGCAGAATTCCTAGAAGGAGAATCGAATCCACCTTTTAGAATAAAATATTCGCTATGAGCGGTATGCGAAGCTCCGACAAGATGTAATGGTTTTAGATCTTTTCGTATCAGACCCTTTGATTTCCATTCTTCCGCTTTTTTTTCGGACATTAAGATCGTGGCAAATCCATGATCTGTTACGATAGCGATCATTGGAGTCGGATAAGGATCGGATATAGGACGAGACATTTGTTTTTCTGTGATCTCTTGTCCGTAATAGAATGCTCTTGGATTTCCGATCGCATTGGACCTAAACTTTTGAGTAATTTCTTTTAGATCGTCTAAGCTAATACCTTCGTCAAACATCATCCTTTTCATTAGGAGTCCGTACATTGCGATGAGGGTTGCGCCGTTATCCAATTCAAATTCAGGATGGCATACAGTTTCGTTTACCATCTTTAGATCGGAAACTTGACGGAAAGCTGATTTAGGAATATCTGCTGCTGCTACAAGCACCACTGCATCCGGATTATCTACTAAGACGGTCCTTGCTTGTCCGATCGCTCCTGTAACACTCGCGCCTCCCAAGTCGATTACATGAGCTTTCATTCCGGTATATCCGAGTTCGTTAGCAATTCGAACTGTGTGGCCGTAACCTCCTTTTCCCAAAGAAGCGGCCTCTATACTCACAAAGTCAGTGAGTTCAGAAGATAATGTTTCATTCTTCATTCCGAGAAAATCCAAAAGTGTATTTATGGATTTTTTATAATGTTGAAAAACTTTTTGAGATCCGCTCCACGATTTGTATTCTTCTTCCGAAAAATCTTTAGTCGTACTGTCGGCGACCCCTAATAGAACGGGAAAACTCATGTATAACTCCTGAAAATTCTAAGCTTGGGCGGAAGGAGGTAAAACTTTACATTCTCCCTTTCCGATCGTTTCTTTTTTTTGATTGGTCCACTCTATGTTCATGGAGACCGCTTTTAATCTGGCGATCTTTTCTTTCACAGTAACTGTACAAGTAATCGTATCTCCAGGATACACAGGTTTGCGGAACTTTGTTAATGTTTCTAAGGCGACTGTTCCTAACCCCGGAAGTTTCATCCCAAGTACAGGAGCTAATAGAGAGGCAGCAAGTCCACCGTGGGCGATCCTAGTTCCGAACGCCGTGGTCTTTGCATATTCTTCGTCCACATGCAGAGGATTAAAATCTCCGCTGATCCCAGCGAACAGATAGATATCCGTTTCGGTAATCGTTTTTGTGAAACTTGCCTTTTCTCCAATTTGTATTTCGTCGTAAGTCTTTCCTTTTTCGTACATTCCGATTTCCTTATTTGTTTTTGTGGATCAAGCGATCTGTGCGCCTAAGACCCCGTTTTTCAGGAACTCCACACAATCAGCTACTTCTTTTTCCACAGAAGGAAGTTCGGAGAAAAGTCTCATCAGATTCTTGGTTTTTTCCGCATCCAGTTCTTTTAAGAAATGAACACTTTTGAAAAATCTACAACCTGCATAGAAGGTAAGTATTTTTAGATCTCTTAGTCTATCTTCCGATTTGTATTCAGAAGTAGAATTTGCAGTGTCCCAAAATCCTAACTGAACCGTGGTCACAAATACTGCAAGGTCGGCAAATCCGAATTCTAAAGCTTGTTTTTTCTTTCTGTCGGAATGTTCTCCTGCCGCCTTCAAAAGTTCTTTTGCAGCTGTGAGAACTTTTTCTTCCGGAGTGTTTGCTAGGATTTTCTCCGCTTTCGCTCTGGTCTCTTCCGGTTGGGATTGTTGTAGGACATCCATCAACTTGTCGAAACCTTTGTATGTGGAAGATATGATACTCTTTTGAACTTCAGTAGTTCCTCCACCGATCGTGCCGAGTCTTACATCTCTATATTGGCGGCTTACATGACATTCTCTCATATAGCCCATTCCGCCGTGTATCTGGACCGCATCGCTTGCCAACTCTTCCGCAGTTTCCGTAACAAAAACTTTTAATGCGGAACTTTCGAACGGAAGACTCGCAGTCGGATCTTGGTCCTTCTTATTTGCCACGAAATAGATCAATCTTCTGGAAGCGCAAAGATATGCCCAATTACGTGCAATCTTCTCTTGTACTCCAAAGAAGGATAAGATCGGTTTTCCGAATTGATGACGTTTCCAAGCGTAATCCAAACAAAGTTCCAATCCGAATTCCATTCCACCTGGAACTGCAGCAACTAAAACTGTTCTTTCCCATTCCAAAGTTCCTTTTCCAATACGGACAAAACCTGAGTTTAGAGGACCTAAAAGATTTTCATCGGGCACGAACATATCTTGGAAAGAAAGTTCGGCGGTCATCGAGGTATTGTGACCTAACTTCTTAAGGACCTTACTTACGTGAAATCCTTTCATATTGGATTCAACTATGAATGCGGAAACTCCCATCGGCCCTCTTGACTTGGTAGTTCTTGCCATCACGATGAATACTTGTCCATTCGGTCCGTTGGTAATATAAAGTTTACTTCCGTTTAGGATGAAACCTCCATCCACCTTAGTAGCGAATGTATTCATTGCAGCCGCGTCGGAACCGGAATCAGGCTCGGTCAATGCAAGACCTGCTATCCATTCCCCCGATGCAAGTTTCGGAAGGTATTTTTTCTTTTGGGCTTCCGTTCCCTGAAAAAGGATAGGGAGAGTCCCAATGATCATGTGGGCCCCCCAAGAAAGTCCGAATCCTCCGTCTAGAGAACCTGCGTTAAATGCCTCTTGAGCAATACAACATTGAAGACAAGTCCCGCCTTGGCCTCCGAATTCTTCCGGAACGGGAATGCCTAATAGGCCCATAGTTCCCATTTCCTTCCAGATATCATCCCCCCATTCACCGTGTTCGTCCCGATCCTCTACGGAAGGTAATACTCTTTCTTTTGCAAAGTCCTTTACGGT encodes:
- a CDS encoding PP2C family protein-serine/threonine phosphatase, whose protein sequence is MRNILIVFLSVILFSLILFSGLLNSYSKEARLPFYFYPNGKIAVSNGSYTDLVGMKIDLIEYEIVRKLGADYGLSGHSFHFFAKEGSIVKSLTLDMRSSFEVLKDFLPDIFLSLLYFLVAIWFFFYTRDLYIFLLFGSLSSLFLFNFFLLAFHDFLFPFFFFLYFTGFLILDVSFRLRGKEIPSRWFAPQVIFSLVAGFVGLSQKGNPDLFQFLSVNGGYFNVFSAGICILQLVFHTFRNKGNFQEVSKKLSIVLAFFLITIVPFVMAEFGSTKSFFMIRPYLMAALILFPVLIIFGTYTYSLVPVQIAFSSSLTSIYSILILTFGYLFGLEFFVRWNPGFLGKHQREWNLFYVVVAAYFLGSLNNKLYKWIDYWSFRNNPKLHTALEELSVMIGAPISMRATINNLIRRLVDALEVKKLQILIPADKFSGTDLRNINFIRIPYGSEIWTYFEDHTEVTITSHLAYGLGIRESVFKFLNQMEVQLAYPLFNFEKGKEVIAVFLVGEKINRKNFTLGELRFLKECTRLASLLIRNYSLLVDEVEKKRIVRDLNMAAVLDKTLHLPELETIKSVQLGYFTLPAVGISGDYLDILKLSPKKQLLFLGDVSGHGLGSGYLVSAVRGIIRRQLGNSSSLPDIFRAINLFLIERYRGSEFMTSIAGIYNASDGAFSFVNAGHTPPICIRKGGRIELRNETQRVLGVLPTDYRILTIHLNPGDKLVLFTDGVTETFDENEEIFGEENLLRILSLNHDKDAQSLADLIKKTLEEFRNYKEPSDDISFVCLEVSE
- a CDS encoding suppressor of fused domain protein, translated to MNQTAEPNILYQEANPYGSFTAYLEDDGRTVYLYLQAEESPDFAIKSVWVCNRIDAPKTRSDLDLRSGLAPFLIEEEVTDPKGQPEFDPKEIHFIWSEEGNGVSLFYKEELIAYLPPWSGIKGFHGYSKFAKMDTITAYPLGNTEYGVIPDRINQDRNFWEYRSTKGIWKNIQESRLAYLEYVFGKHDKYWSADGGKYPQLGIVRFAPKNLPGVYVYSTVGMSAQNLPSVELYRKDYENYARIELVFAVKVSDEDRSESWVPHQIGEIIRYPWVIGKWFGHGHSIAMSRRDPEALYLNFSSLVIREIGKEEGLPELTDLKSERGNPVKFLALIPASEEERVFIEEKGAEEFFSLLDSTQSKWIHNPERQSTI
- a CDS encoding thiolase C-terminal domain-containing protein is translated as MSFPVLLGVADSTTKDFSEEEYKSWSGSQKVFQHYKKSINTLLDFLGMKNETLSSELTDFVSIEAASLGKGGYGHTVRIANELGYTGMKAHVIDLGGASVTGAIGQARTVLVDNPDAVVLVAAADIPKSAFRQVSDLKMVNETVCHPEFELDNGATLIAMYGLLMKRMMFDEGISLDDLKEITQKFRSNAIGNPRAFYYGQEITEKQMSRPISDPYPTPMIAIVTDHGFATILMSEKKAEEWKSKGLIRKDLKPLHLVGASHTAHSEYFILKGGFDSPSRNSAEKLFAQSGYQREEVDYAWIYDCFPGQVIQQSAQYFKLGKKDVVNSLKTSSLKLSNGKQIPINQMGGILNYQAAMSISAATGLVDIAVQYGLYAQASEIGKVPAHSPKLALLGGNGGIDSINSIALFSSDRPSNDRKSGTPELSPLTLNKPGADIGEEGVVWSSTTVNMNPGFSWKPPYSLALIKLAENRFILANVHEKDGTIRKSGDELQYDKTRVKIEKEGRRWKAVLL
- a CDS encoding MaoC family dehydratase, which translates into the protein MYEKGKTYDEIQIGEKASFTKTITETDIYLFAGISGDFNPLHVDEEYAKTTAFGTRIAHGGLAASLLAPVLGMKLPGLGTVALETLTKFRKPVYPGDTITCTVTVKEKIARLKAVSMNIEWTNQKKETIGKGECKVLPPSAQA
- a CDS encoding acyl-CoA dehydrogenase family protein — protein: MFLNPYLTSSDLEFYETVKDFAKERVLPSVEDRDEHGEWGDDIWKEMGTMGLLGIPVPEEFGGQGGTCLQCCIAQEAFNAGSLDGGFGLSWGAHMIIGTLPILFQGTEAQKKKYLPKLASGEWIAGLALTEPDSGSDAAAMNTFATKVDGGFILNGSKLYITNGPNGQVFIVMARTTKSRGPMGVSAFIVESNMKGFHVSKVLKKLGHNTSMTAELSFQDMFVPDENLLGPLNSGFVRIGKGTLEWERTVLVAAVPGGMEFGLELCLDYAWKRHQFGKPILSFFGVQEKIARNWAYLCASRRLIYFVANKKDQDPTASLPFESSALKVFVTETAEELASDAVQIHGGMGYMRECHVSRQYRDVRLGTIGGGTTEVQKSIISSTYKGFDKLMDVLQQSQPEETRAKAEKILANTPEEKVLTAAKELLKAAGEHSDRKKKQALEFGFADLAVFVTTVQLGFWDTANSTSEYKSEDRLRDLKILTFYAGCRFFKSVHFLKELDAEKTKNLMRLFSELPSVEKEVADCVEFLKNGVLGAQIA